A DNA window from Microcystis aeruginosa NIES-843 contains the following coding sequences:
- the gyrA gene encoding DNA gyrase subunit A, whose translation MTAAQDHVVPTDLSNEMSRSYLEYAMSVIVGRALPDARDGLKPVHRRILYAMYELGLTPDRPFRKCARVVGEVLGKYHPHGDTAVYDALVRMAQDFSMRDPLINGHGNFGSIDNDPPAAMRYTECRLHTLATNALLQDIESETVDFADNFDGSQQEPVVLPSRVPQLLINGSSGIAVGMATNIPPHNLAEIIDGTVALIHNPDLTDTELQRYIPGPDFPTGGHILGRDGIQEAYTTGRGSITLRGVATIETIEQRGRPDRDAIIITELPYQTNKAALIEKIADLVNDRKIDGISDVRDESDRDGIRVVIELKRDAYPRVVLNNLYKQTPLQSNFGANMLALVDNEPRLLTLREFLRVFLDFRVEVITRRTRYELRKAEERDHILQGLLIALASLDAVIALIRSAADTASAKEGLVQNFGLSEVQADAILQMQLRRLTALESEKIQQEHGELLAKIGDLQDILAKKERIDSIIEEELQQIKTIHATPRRTHIEQREGEIAETDLIANEQALILVTEQGYIKRMPVNTFESQNRATRGKAGAKMKEDDGIDHFITCRDHDSVLFFTDRGVVYSLNAYHIPTGSRTARGVPIVQLLEIPKGEKITSVVAVSEFSEDNYLIMLTQKGFIKKTALAAFSNIRSNGLIAISLEDGDQLRWVRLAKEEDSVIIGSRQGMAIHFKADSQQLRSLGRATKGVKSMKLRSGDELISMDILPSQIVAQIAESNEEETEDESEEINPEVANNGPWVLAITMAGLGKRVPVTLLRLQNRAGLGVRVIKFRKKNDKLAALHVVNPHEEFMIITERGIIIRQSVDAITPQSRSAGGIRVQKLDEDDAIAAVALVPPSDAEESEDI comes from the coding sequence ATGACCGCCGCCCAGGATCATGTCGTCCCCACAGACTTAAGCAATGAAATGTCCCGTTCCTATCTAGAATACGCCATGAGCGTCATCGTTGGGCGCGCCTTGCCCGACGCTAGGGACGGACTGAAACCCGTACACCGGCGCATTCTTTATGCGATGTACGAACTAGGATTAACCCCCGATCGCCCCTTCCGGAAATGCGCTAGAGTCGTCGGGGAAGTATTAGGAAAATACCATCCCCACGGGGATACTGCTGTTTACGATGCTCTCGTCCGCATGGCCCAGGATTTCTCCATGCGCGATCCCCTGATTAACGGTCATGGTAACTTCGGATCGATCGATAACGATCCCCCGGCAGCCATGCGTTATACCGAGTGTCGTCTGCACACCCTGGCCACCAACGCCCTACTACAGGATATCGAGTCAGAAACCGTCGATTTTGCCGATAACTTCGATGGTTCCCAACAGGAACCCGTGGTTTTACCCTCTAGAGTCCCACAACTGCTAATTAATGGCTCATCGGGGATCGCCGTCGGTATGGCCACCAATATCCCCCCCCACAACCTGGCCGAGATTATCGATGGAACCGTTGCCCTCATCCATAACCCCGATCTCACCGATACGGAATTACAGCGTTATATCCCGGGGCCAGACTTTCCCACCGGGGGGCATATCCTTGGTAGAGACGGCATTCAGGAAGCTTACACCACCGGCCGCGGTTCCATTACCCTGCGGGGAGTGGCTACCATTGAAACTATCGAACAAAGGGGAAGACCCGATCGAGATGCTATTATCATCACCGAACTGCCCTATCAAACCAATAAAGCGGCATTAATCGAAAAAATCGCCGATTTGGTCAATGATCGCAAAATAGACGGTATTTCCGATGTGCGGGACGAAAGCGATCGCGACGGCATCCGGGTAGTGATCGAACTGAAACGAGATGCCTATCCCCGCGTCGTCCTCAACAATCTTTATAAACAAACGCCCCTCCAGTCGAATTTTGGGGCGAATATGTTGGCATTAGTCGATAACGAACCGAGATTACTGACTTTAAGGGAGTTTCTCCGCGTTTTCCTCGATTTTCGGGTAGAAGTGATCACCCGTCGTACCCGTTATGAACTCCGCAAGGCCGAGGAAAGGGATCATATCCTTCAGGGTTTACTAATTGCCCTCGCTAGTCTCGATGCAGTCATTGCCCTGATTCGCAGTGCTGCCGACACAGCTAGTGCAAAAGAGGGATTAGTGCAGAATTTTGGTCTTTCAGAGGTGCAAGCGGACGCAATCCTACAAATGCAGCTGCGGCGTTTAACCGCCCTAGAATCGGAGAAAATTCAGCAAGAACACGGGGAATTATTGGCAAAAATCGGCGATCTTCAGGATATTTTAGCCAAAAAAGAACGGATCGACAGCATTATCGAGGAAGAACTGCAACAGATCAAAACGATTCACGCTACCCCCCGTCGCACTCATATTGAACAACGGGAAGGAGAAATCGCCGAAACTGACCTGATTGCCAACGAACAAGCCTTAATTCTCGTCACCGAACAGGGTTACATCAAAAGAATGCCCGTTAATACCTTTGAGTCCCAAAATCGGGCAACAAGGGGCAAAGCAGGCGCAAAAATGAAAGAAGACGACGGCATCGATCACTTTATCACCTGCCGCGATCACGATAGCGTCCTCTTTTTCACCGATCGCGGGGTTGTCTATAGTCTCAATGCCTATCATATCCCCACCGGTTCCCGTACCGCTCGCGGCGTTCCCATCGTGCAACTGTTAGAGATTCCCAAAGGGGAGAAAATTACCTCGGTGGTGGCAGTCAGCGAGTTCAGCGAGGATAATTACCTGATTATGCTCACACAAAAGGGATTTATCAAGAAAACCGCCCTCGCTGCCTTTAGTAATATTCGATCGAACGGTTTAATCGCCATTTCTCTCGAAGACGGTGATCAACTACGTTGGGTTCGCTTGGCCAAAGAGGAAGACAGCGTCATTATCGGTTCTCGTCAGGGGATGGCCATTCATTTTAAGGCCGATAGTCAACAATTGCGCTCCTTGGGAAGGGCAACTAAAGGCGTAAAATCGATGAAATTGCGCTCAGGTGACGAATTAATTAGTATGGACATCCTGCCTAGTCAAATTGTCGCCCAAATCGCTGAATCTAACGAAGAAGAAACCGAGGACGAAAGCGAAGAAATTAACCCCGAAGTGGCTAATAATGGCCCCTGGGTGTTAGCGATTACCATGGCAGGACTGGGAAAACGGGTTCCCGTTACCCTCCTACGTCTGCAAAATCGGGCGGGATTAGGAGTCAGAGTGATTAAATTCCGCAAAAAGAACGATAAATTAGCGGCTCTGCACGTTGTTAACCCCCACGAGGAATTTATGATTATCACCGAACGGGGCATTATCATCCGTCAATCCGTCGATGCTATTACTCCCCAATCGCGATCGGCCGGAGGCATCCGGGTACAAAAACTCGATGAGGACGATGCGATCGCTGCGGTAGCCCTAGTTCCCCCTAGTGATGCGGAGGAATCTGAAGACATTTAG
- a CDS encoding ComEA family DNA-binding protein — protein MTPQNWLGRTFNPLKAKISNDPYYRFRSLDEIAMAAQLGIKINVSQAGVDDWLRLPGISIHQARMLVELSGMGVELLCLEDLAAALSVPVARLKAWEPILEFAYYSRESHLAPPKINPNTASIEQLTTLPLISDNLAAAIIKNREEQGLFKNIVDFKGRLSLDAQEISQLMHFFQF, from the coding sequence ATGACACCGCAAAACTGGTTAGGGCGCACTTTTAACCCTTTAAAAGCCAAAATTAGCAATGATCCCTATTATCGCTTTCGTTCCCTTGATGAGATCGCTATGGCGGCGCAATTGGGCATTAAAATTAATGTCAGTCAAGCGGGTGTGGATGATTGGCTGCGATTGCCGGGGATATCCATCCATCAAGCGCGAATGTTGGTGGAATTGTCGGGTATGGGGGTAGAATTGCTTTGTCTCGAAGATCTAGCGGCTGCTTTGAGTGTTCCTGTGGCTAGATTGAAAGCTTGGGAGCCGATTCTAGAATTTGCCTATTATAGTCGGGAAAGTCACCTCGCACCCCCTAAAATCAATCCTAACACCGCTTCGATCGAGCAGTTAACCACCTTACCCCTAATCAGCGATAATTTGGCAGCTGCCATTATTAAAAATAGAGAAGAACAGGGATTATTTAAGAATATTGTGGATTTTAAAGGGCGTTTATCCCTAGACGCTCAGGAAATCTCCCAATTAATGCACTTTTTCCAGTTTTAA
- a CDS encoding DUF6887 family protein yields MNQKPNFKTMTSQELKSYVLSHREDDEAFYAYVDKVNERKDRVVYPPLNSLEELEKYPEVIEQMRQDSRHNFQQNELT; encoded by the coding sequence ATGAATCAAAAACCTAATTTTAAAACTATGACATCTCAAGAATTAAAAAGTTATGTATTATCTCATCGTGAGGATGACGAGGCTTTTTATGCTTATGTAGATAAGGTAAATGAAAGAAAAGATCGAGTAGTTTATCCACCTTTAAACTCATTAGAAGAACTGGAAAAATATCCCGAAGTTATTGAACAAATGCGTCAAGATTCCCGTCATAATTTTCAGCAAAATGAGTTAACTTAG
- a CDS encoding DUF6888 family protein, protein MARSVGFAFAFISVSKLLKQILYFVIISVIRSVLGGKNIPTLAQLLQCYTLSCWATRFYLPINLIRLDERTKNIFMLIGEGIEIEIKPNGQWIK, encoded by the coding sequence GTGGCGCGGTCTGTCGGATTCGCCTTTGCGTTCATCTCTGTCTCGAAGTTGTTGAAGCAGATTCTCTATTTTGTTATAATTAGTGTCATTCGTTCGGTTTTGGGAGGGAAAAATATTCCGACACTTGCACAACTCTTACAATGTTATACCCTATCTTGTTGGGCAACAAGGTTTTATTTACCAATTAACTTAATAAGATTGGATGAGCGTACTAAAAATATTTTCATGTTAATTGGTGAAGGTATTGAGATTGAAATTAAACCTAATGGACAATGGATAAAATGA
- the asnS gene encoding asparagine--tRNA ligase, which translates to MTTRIKEIFQTGQPDQSVTVQGWVRTKRELKEFTFLEVNDGSSLANLQVILEPTLPDYENVLKTISTGAAIAVSGNLVPSPGKGQNIELKAAEITLYGDCPPDYPLQKKRHSFEFLRTIAHLRARTNTLGAVMRVRNACATAIHSFFQEKGFIWVHTPIITANDCEGAGELFTVTSLDLKKPANFAEDFFGKRAYLTVSGQLQAEVMAMALSNVYTFGPTFRAENSNTSRHLAEFWMVEPEMAFCDLEGDQDLAEAFLKYIFKFVLENCPEDLQFFNERIDKTVLSTAENIVNSEFGRITYSEAIELLEKADRQFEFPVEWGVDLQSEHERYLAEELFKKPVIVTNYPKTIKAFYMRLDDNNKTVSAMDILAPKIGEIIGGSQREERLDVLIQRMQEQGMNPDDLWWYLDLRRYGSVPHAGFGLGFERLVQFMTGMTNIRDVIPFPRTPLSADF; encoded by the coding sequence ATGACTACCAGAATCAAGGAAATCTTTCAAACAGGACAACCCGATCAATCCGTCACCGTGCAGGGTTGGGTGAGAACAAAACGAGAATTAAAAGAATTTACTTTCCTGGAAGTTAATGATGGCTCATCCCTAGCCAACTTACAAGTTATCCTCGAACCGACTTTACCCGATTATGAAAATGTACTAAAAACAATTAGTACAGGAGCAGCGATCGCTGTTTCGGGAAATTTGGTTCCTTCCCCGGGTAAAGGGCAAAATATCGAGTTAAAAGCGGCCGAAATCACCCTTTATGGTGACTGTCCCCCGGATTATCCCCTACAAAAGAAACGTCATTCCTTTGAATTCCTAAGAACTATTGCCCATCTGCGAGCAAGAACCAACACCCTAGGGGCAGTAATGCGGGTTAGAAACGCTTGCGCCACCGCTATCCACAGTTTTTTCCAAGAAAAGGGCTTTATTTGGGTACATACTCCCATTATTACCGCTAACGACTGCGAAGGTGCGGGGGAATTATTTACTGTCACCAGTTTAGATTTAAAAAAACCCGCCAATTTTGCCGAGGATTTCTTTGGTAAACGGGCCTATTTAACCGTCAGTGGACAATTACAAGCGGAAGTAATGGCCATGGCTTTATCTAATGTTTACACTTTTGGCCCGACTTTTCGCGCCGAAAATTCTAATACTTCCCGTCATCTGGCCGAGTTTTGGATGGTGGAACCGGAAATGGCTTTTTGTGATCTGGAAGGAGATCAGGATTTAGCGGAAGCTTTTCTGAAATATATCTTTAAATTCGTCTTAGAAAATTGTCCCGAAGATTTGCAGTTTTTTAACGAACGTATCGATAAAACGGTGTTAAGTACGGCCGAGAATATCGTTAATAGTGAGTTTGGCCGGATTACCTACAGTGAAGCGATCGAGTTATTAGAAAAAGCCGATCGTCAGTTCGAGTTTCCGGTAGAATGGGGCGTAGATTTACAGTCAGAACACGAACGTTATCTAGCGGAGGAACTATTTAAAAAACCCGTGATTGTCACCAATTATCCCAAGACAATCAAAGCTTTTTATATGCGTCTAGATGACAATAATAAAACCGTTTCCGCTATGGATATTTTAGCACCCAAGATCGGCGAAATTATCGGCGGTTCCCAACGGGAAGAACGATTAGATGTATTAATCCAAAGAATGCAGGAACAGGGAATGAATCCCGATGATTTGTGGTGGTATTTAGATCTGCGTCGCTACGGTTCCGTTCCCCACGCTGGTTTTGGTTTAGGATTCGAGCGTCTGGTACAATTCATGACCGGAATGACCAATATTCGCGATGTGATTCCTTTCCCCCGTACCCCTTTAAGTGCCGACTTTTAG
- a CDS encoding NINE protein, with the protein MLLVEKLLSKPKSRKLAIFLAFIGSILALPFPIAGIHKFYLGQPLWGIIYLLLWQTPIPRVACAIDAVWYLIQDNQFFANYFPTATAAATVPSLEPKQVEAIGAALRELERLRQEGLISEYEFEEKRRQLL; encoded by the coding sequence ATGCTTCTGGTGGAAAAATTATTAAGTAAGCCCAAAAGCCGTAAATTAGCGATTTTTTTGGCTTTTATCGGCAGCATTCTCGCTTTACCCTTTCCTATCGCTGGTATTCATAAATTCTATCTCGGTCAACCTCTCTGGGGAATTATTTATCTTCTCCTCTGGCAAACTCCGATTCCCCGGGTGGCTTGCGCGATCGATGCAGTGTGGTATTTAATCCAAGATAACCAATTTTTCGCTAACTATTTTCCCACTGCCACCGCTGCTGCCACTGTCCCCAGTTTAGAGCCTAAACAAGTAGAGGCGATCGGGGCAGCTTTAAGAGAATTAGAGCGCCTCCGGCAAGAAGGATTAATTTCTGAGTACGAATTTGAAGAAAAACGGCGACAATTACTATAA
- a CDS encoding RNA-guided endonuclease InsQ/TnpB family protein, whose translation MYKAYKFRLKPNTEQEIALAKSFGCCRWFWNYSLNLCQETYKTTGKGLTRNYIQGLLPSLKKEYEWLTDAYSQCLQVVALNLSQAYQNFFEKRARLPRFKSKHGKQSISYPANVKFEGDYLKLPGKVGLVYCVRHREFAGTIKTVTISKNPDGKYYASILVDDGQSPLPPLIRGVPKAGGSTLDKGDDEGGGIDGKAIGIDLGLNHFAITSNGSKYDNPRHLAKHQRNLKRKQQKLSRKKKGSNNRQKARCKVAKVHSKISRCREDFLHKLSRKIVNENQVIAVENLNVKGMVRNHNLAKAISDCSWGMFCTMLKYKAEWEGKTYIEVDRFFPSSKTCHVCLNQVGSLSLDVRIWTCVHCKTIHDRDINAAINIRDESLRILSLGTSDTAYRGDIRPKAGRKSVLRQSPVK comes from the coding sequence ATGTACAAAGCGTACAAATTCAGACTTAAGCCTAATACCGAGCAAGAAATAGCCTTAGCAAAAAGCTTTGGCTGTTGTCGTTGGTTTTGGAATTATTCCCTGAATTTATGCCAAGAAACCTATAAAACCACAGGAAAAGGACTGACACGAAACTATATTCAGGGACTATTGCCTAGTCTCAAAAAAGAATATGAGTGGTTGACAGATGCTTATTCCCAGTGCTTACAGGTTGTCGCTTTGAACTTATCCCAAGCTTATCAAAATTTCTTTGAGAAACGGGCGAGATTACCAAGATTCAAATCTAAACATGGTAAACAATCAATTAGCTATCCAGCTAATGTCAAATTTGAAGGTGACTACCTCAAATTACCGGGTAAAGTTGGATTAGTTTATTGTGTTCGTCATCGGGAATTTGCAGGAACAATTAAAACCGTTACTATCTCAAAAAACCCAGACGGTAAATACTACGCTTCTATTTTAGTTGATGACGGACAATCCCCCCTGCCCCCCTTGATAAGGGGGGTGCCGAAGGCGGGGGGATCTACCCTTGATAAGGGGGATGACGAAGGCGGGGGGATAGATGGAAAAGCCATAGGAATTGATTTAGGACTTAATCATTTTGCTATTACCAGTAATGGTAGTAAATATGATAATCCTAGACATTTAGCCAAACATCAACGTAATCTAAAAAGGAAACAACAAAAGTTATCGCGTAAAAAGAAAGGCAGTAACAACCGTCAAAAAGCTAGATGTAAAGTAGCTAAAGTTCACTCTAAAATCTCAAGATGTCGTGAGGATTTTCTCCACAAGCTATCCCGTAAGATAGTTAACGAAAACCAAGTTATTGCGGTAGAAAATCTCAATGTCAAAGGCATGGTACGCAATCATAATTTAGCTAAGGCTATTAGTGATTGTAGTTGGGGAATGTTTTGTACAATGCTCAAATACAAGGCAGAATGGGAAGGAAAAACTTATATCGAAGTTGATAGGTTTTTCCCTAGTTCTAAAACTTGTCATGTCTGTCTGAATCAAGTGGGTAGTTTATCCCTTGATGTTAGAATATGGACTTGTGTGCATTGCAAAACAATCCATGATCGTGACATAAATGCGGCAATAAATATTCGAGATGAAAGCTTACGGATATTGTCGTTAGGAACTAGCGATACTGCCTATAGAGGGGATATAAGACCAAAAGCTGGGCGTAAGTCCGTCTTGAGGCAATCCCCTGTGAAATAG